A genome region from Halorussus pelagicus includes the following:
- the ilvA gene encoding threonine ammonia-lyase codes for MIDLSDVLDARVRVEETARRTPLDYSHTFSDMTGAEVHLKLETFQRTGSFKIRGATNRIKTLSEAEKSAGVVTASAGNHAQGVALAATKSGVDSTIVMPENAPISKIEATRDYGATVVLHGDDYNEAQAKAHEIEEAEGRTYVHAFDDEMVMAGQGTIGLEIMEDLPDLDTVVVPIGGGGLIAGIATAVKEQNPDARVVGVQAEGASSAAQSLQKGEIHTLDSVDTIADGIATRNVGEKPFEVIQERVDEIVTVSDSEIAVAVTLLLERAKTLVEGAGAVALAALLSGAFDYEEDELIVPALCGGNIDMNTLTTVIMRGLVETGRYVKIRTVLKDRPGALDDLIDIISAERANIYGIQHDRTSRDIGMNAAEVELDLETRGPDHVEQLLDALRDDGFDVEVLA; via the coding sequence ATGATAGACCTCTCGGACGTTCTCGACGCGCGGGTCCGGGTCGAGGAGACCGCCCGGCGGACGCCGCTGGACTACAGTCACACCTTCTCGGACATGACCGGCGCGGAGGTCCACCTGAAACTGGAGACGTTCCAGCGCACGGGGTCGTTCAAGATTCGCGGCGCGACCAACCGTATCAAGACGCTCTCGGAGGCCGAGAAGTCCGCGGGTGTCGTCACGGCGAGCGCGGGCAACCACGCCCAAGGCGTCGCGTTGGCCGCGACTAAGAGCGGCGTAGACTCGACCATCGTGATGCCCGAGAACGCACCCATCTCGAAAATCGAGGCGACGCGCGACTACGGCGCGACGGTCGTCCTCCACGGCGACGACTACAACGAGGCCCAGGCGAAGGCCCACGAAATCGAGGAGGCAGAGGGCCGGACCTACGTCCACGCATTCGACGACGAGATGGTGATGGCCGGACAGGGCACCATCGGTCTCGAAATCATGGAGGACCTGCCGGACCTCGACACCGTGGTCGTCCCCATCGGCGGCGGCGGTCTCATCGCCGGGATTGCGACCGCGGTCAAAGAGCAGAATCCCGACGCACGAGTCGTCGGCGTGCAGGCCGAGGGCGCGTCGAGCGCCGCCCAATCGCTCCAGAAGGGCGAGATTCACACCCTCGACTCCGTGGACACCATCGCGGACGGCATCGCCACGCGGAACGTCGGCGAGAAGCCCTTCGAGGTGATTCAGGAGCGCGTGGACGAGATAGTCACGGTCTCGGACTCGGAAATCGCGGTCGCCGTGACCCTCCTGCTCGAACGCGCCAAGACGCTGGTAGAGGGCGCTGGCGCGGTGGCGCTGGCGGCCCTGCTCTCGGGCGCGTTCGACTACGAGGAGGACGAACTCATCGTTCCGGCGCTCTGTGGCGGCAACATCGACATGAACACGCTCACGACGGTTATCATGCGCGGACTGGTCGAGACCGGCCGGTACGTCAAAATTCGGACCGTCCTCAAGGACCGGCCCGGCGCGCTGGACGACCTCATCGACATCATCTCCGCGGAGCGCGCGAACATCTACGGCATCCAGCACGACCGGACCTCGCGGGACATCGGCATGAACGCCGCGGAGGTGGAGCTGGACCTCGAAACCCGCGGTCCCGACCACGTCGAGCAGTTGCTCGACGCCCTCCGCGACGACGGGTTCGACGTGGAAGTGCTGGCGTAG
- a CDS encoding Rid family detoxifying hydrolase — translation MKRIISTQDAPEAVGAYSQATTNGDMVFTAGQIPMTPDGDLLDDEAVAVQTRQSLENVKAILEEEGLTMQNVLKVTVFLDDIDDFDEMNDAYKEYFQDNPPARSAVEAGNLPKGVGVEIEAIASSD, via the coding sequence ATGAAGCGCATCATTAGCACACAGGACGCGCCCGAAGCAGTCGGTGCGTATAGTCAGGCGACGACTAACGGCGATATGGTCTTCACCGCGGGCCAGATTCCGATGACGCCCGACGGCGATCTCCTCGACGACGAGGCAGTCGCCGTACAGACCCGCCAGAGTCTAGAGAACGTCAAGGCCATCCTCGAAGAGGAGGGCCTGACGATGCAGAACGTCCTGAAGGTTACCGTCTTCCTCGACGACATCGACGACTTCGACGAGATGAACGACGCTTACAAGGAATACTTCCAAGACAATCCGCCAGCGCGGAGCGCGGTCGAGGCGGGCAACCTCCCGAAGGGCGTCGGCGTCGAAATCGAGGCCATCGCCAGCAGCGACTGA
- a CDS encoding phosphate signaling complex PhoU family protein: MSSSTTDTEISRKVQSVGGSSFTVSLPKDWATDHGLEAGNEVFLYPHEDGTLILRTCERGGGDDAPSVSVGDLSSDTLPWVVGALYVAGETRFALRTDGRFTSAERRAMTAAGNDLVGLEVADESTDSVTFRSMPRSQRLSLGQTVLNLRYVALSMHRSATSALLDADADRASEVLDQSADVDRQFALVSRCVERRISLPRGPSRPDVDRRTALDYFAIARELDGIASCAERIATVASELDATPTGSLEADLTDYARRSRRVVERAVEATINGRSLETAYEALEQCEALTADLDLLNPPSGESDEIDSYYVALLLDALDRTADHGGNVAERALKMRLRAE, translated from the coding sequence ATGAGCAGTTCGACAACCGACACCGAAATCTCTCGGAAGGTCCAGTCGGTCGGCGGGTCGTCGTTCACCGTCTCGCTCCCCAAAGACTGGGCGACCGACCACGGTCTCGAAGCCGGAAACGAGGTGTTCCTCTACCCCCACGAGGACGGCACCCTGATACTCCGAACCTGCGAGCGCGGCGGGGGCGACGACGCACCCTCAGTCTCAGTCGGCGACCTGTCGAGCGATACGCTCCCGTGGGTCGTCGGTGCGCTCTACGTCGCTGGCGAGACCCGATTCGCGCTCCGCACCGACGGGCGGTTCACGTCGGCCGAGCGCCGGGCGATGACCGCCGCCGGGAACGACCTCGTCGGGTTGGAGGTCGCCGACGAATCGACCGATAGCGTCACTTTCCGCAGCATGCCCCGCTCCCAGCGACTCTCGCTGGGGCAGACCGTGCTGAACCTCCGATACGTCGCGCTCTCGATGCACCGGAGCGCCACGAGCGCGCTCCTCGACGCCGACGCCGACCGCGCCAGCGAAGTCCTCGACCAGTCGGCCGACGTGGACCGACAGTTCGCGCTCGTCAGCAGGTGCGTCGAGCGCCGAATCAGCCTCCCGCGCGGGCCGTCTCGTCCGGACGTTGACCGCCGGACCGCGTTGGACTACTTCGCCATCGCCCGCGAACTCGACGGCATCGCCTCCTGCGCCGAGCGCATCGCCACCGTCGCCAGCGAACTGGACGCGACGCCCACCGGGTCGCTGGAGGCGGACCTGACCGACTACGCCCGGCGCTCCCGGCGCGTCGTCGAGCGAGCGGTCGAGGCGACCATCAACGGGCGCTCGCTCGAAACCGCCTACGAGGCACTCGAACAGTGCGAAGCTCTCACCGCGGACCTCGACCTGTTGAATCCGCCTTCGGGCGAGTCCGACGAGATAGATTCCTACTACGTCGCGCTCCTGCTGGACGCGCTCGACCGGACGGCCGACCACGGCGGTAACGTCGCCGAGCGTGCGCTGAAGATGAGACTTCGGGCGGAGTAG
- the pstB gene encoding phosphate ABC transporter ATP-binding protein PstB, whose protein sequence is MTETTLDSTTRTDSSTDTSPSSETEESPVTDRAETTSATTAPERSESSATTTVPEKSGSSATTTAGESEETVREEWSDYQFDSAPKFSVTDLDVHYGDDHALKGVSMDIPEKSVTALIGPSGCGKSTFLRCLNRMNDRINSARIDGSVELDGHEVYQDGANLVELRKRVGMVFQAPNPFPKSIRDNVAYGPRKHGEINDGLLDKLLGRADDQKEDELVERSLKQAALWEEVSDRLDDNALGLSGGQQQRLCIGRCLAVDPEVILMDEPASALDPIATAKIEDLIEELSEDYTVVVVTHNMQQAARISDQTAVFLTGGELVEYGETDQIFENPNSQRVEDYITGKFG, encoded by the coding sequence ATGACAGAGACTACGCTCGATTCCACGACACGGACAGACAGTAGCACCGACACCTCGCCCTCGTCGGAGACCGAGGAGTCGCCCGTGACCGACCGGGCCGAGACCACCTCGGCGACCACCGCGCCGGAAAGGTCCGAATCGTCCGCGACGACCACCGTGCCCGAAAAGTCCGGGTCGTCCGCGACGACCACCGCGGGCGAATCCGAAGAGACCGTCCGCGAGGAGTGGTCCGACTACCAGTTCGACAGCGCTCCGAAGTTTTCGGTCACCGACCTCGATGTCCATTACGGCGACGACCACGCGCTCAAGGGCGTCTCAATGGACATCCCCGAGAAGAGCGTCACCGCACTTATCGGACCCTCGGGCTGTGGAAAATCGACGTTCCTCCGGTGTCTCAACCGGATGAACGACCGCATCAACTCTGCGCGCATCGATGGCTCGGTCGAACTCGACGGCCACGAAGTGTATCAGGACGGCGCGAATCTCGTGGAGTTGCGCAAGCGTGTCGGCATGGTGTTTCAGGCACCGAACCCGTTCCCGAAGTCGATTCGGGACAACGTCGCGTACGGCCCGCGCAAGCACGGTGAAATCAACGACGGCCTGCTCGACAAACTGCTCGGCCGCGCCGACGACCAGAAGGAAGACGAACTCGTGGAACGGTCGCTCAAGCAGGCCGCGCTCTGGGAAGAGGTGAGCGACCGACTGGACGACAACGCGCTCGGGCTGTCGGGAGGCCAGCAACAGCGCCTCTGCATCGGTCGGTGTCTCGCGGTTGACCCCGAGGTCATTCTGATGGACGAACCGGCCTCCGCGCTCGACCCCATCGCCACCGCCAAAATCGAAGACCTCATCGAGGAACTCTCTGAGGACTACACCGTCGTCGTCGTCACCCACAACATGCAACAGGCCGCCCGCATCTCCGACCAGACCGCGGTGTTTCTGACGGGTGGAGAACTCGTCGAGTACGGCGAGACCGACCAAATCTTCGAGAACCCCAACAGTCAGCGCGTCGAAGACTACATCACCGGGAAGTTCGGATAA
- the pstA gene encoding phosphate ABC transporter permease PstA: MANDDRNALVREGTTVPELVAAAAVGLSALLFALALAANFEILTITDSVAGVPMVSALGALLALLGLTVVGFGVGSRVGVLSTEPQADAGLVAASAFAGIWFVVGGLVGSQTFGFGFVGWFFVAFAAAGLAFAATVVPREDIGSTLPAGGLALLAGLVFVTGTIGPNWSWAPGGLRATFFPRFVVPSVVQFCALVTGWSAAKAYGGFGARGRHVGAHVLIYLNALAIIAVLFGLVAYVTVRGFPGLFQGFAFGAGVGPETTISLFGFSHTIVWPVSWPFLMNGVSLLAEVDGVLPAIVGTVWLVVGAVLFAVPLGVGAAVFLSEYADRGRFTEVVEIATNGLWSTPSIVYGLFGYAFLLPRFGGEKSLLSGMLTLGFMLLPLVVITGREAMLSVPDEYRDASAALGVSKWQTVRSVVLPAAMPGVVTGVILGVGRVAGETAPILLTMAGGTFLPKAQTADVIGGFQFTAAPPFVTNPELLQATSALPYQVYALVTAGVGGPLDNPDNFAWGLVLVLLAVVLSFYAVGIATRYYFRKQLHQ, translated from the coding sequence ATCGCCAATGACGACCGGAACGCCCTCGTCCGCGAGGGAACGACGGTTCCGGAACTCGTCGCGGCCGCGGCGGTCGGTCTCTCGGCCCTGCTGTTCGCGCTCGCGCTCGCGGCCAACTTCGAGATACTGACGATAACCGACTCGGTCGCTGGCGTCCCGATGGTGAGCGCGCTCGGCGCGCTTCTGGCGCTCCTCGGTCTGACCGTCGTCGGTTTCGGCGTCGGTTCGCGCGTCGGCGTCCTCTCGACCGAACCGCAGGCCGACGCCGGACTGGTCGCGGCCTCGGCGTTCGCGGGCATCTGGTTCGTCGTCGGCGGACTCGTCGGCTCCCAGACGTTCGGGTTCGGCTTCGTCGGGTGGTTCTTCGTCGCGTTCGCCGCGGCCGGACTCGCGTTCGCCGCGACGGTCGTCCCCCGCGAGGACATCGGTTCGACGCTCCCGGCGGGCGGACTGGCGCTCCTCGCGGGTCTCGTCTTCGTCACGGGAACCATCGGCCCGAACTGGTCGTGGGCACCCGGCGGACTCCGCGCGACGTTCTTCCCCCGGTTCGTCGTTCCCAGCGTCGTCCAGTTCTGCGCGCTGGTCACCGGATGGTCGGCGGCGAAAGCCTACGGCGGTTTCGGGGCGCGCGGCCGCCACGTCGGCGCGCACGTCCTCATCTACCTCAACGCGCTGGCCATCATCGCGGTCCTGTTCGGTCTCGTCGCGTACGTGACCGTCCGGGGGTTCCCCGGTCTCTTTCAGGGATTCGCGTTCGGTGCCGGTGTCGGTCCGGAGACGACGATTTCGCTCTTCGGCTTCAGCCACACCATCGTCTGGCCGGTCTCGTGGCCGTTCCTGATGAACGGCGTCTCGCTGTTGGCAGAGGTTGACGGTGTCCTGCCAGCCATCGTCGGCACGGTCTGGCTGGTCGTCGGCGCGGTGCTGTTCGCGGTGCCGCTCGGGGTCGGCGCGGCCGTCTTCCTGAGCGAGTACGCCGACCGAGGCCGGTTCACCGAGGTCGTCGAGATTGCGACCAACGGCCTGTGGAGTACGCCGAGCATCGTCTACGGCCTGTTCGGCTACGCCTTCCTCCTTCCCCGGTTCGGCGGCGAGAAGTCGCTGCTCTCGGGGATGCTCACGCTCGGGTTCATGCTCCTCCCGCTGGTGGTTATCACCGGCCGCGAGGCGATGCTCTCGGTGCCCGACGAGTACCGCGACGCCAGCGCCGCACTCGGCGTCTCGAAATGGCAGACCGTCCGGAGCGTCGTCCTCCCGGCCGCGATGCCCGGCGTCGTCACCGGCGTCATCCTCGGCGTCGGCCGGGTCGCTGGCGAAACCGCGCCAATCCTTCTGACGATGGCGGGCGGCACGTTCCTCCCGAAGGCCCAGACCGCCGACGTTATCGGCGGTTTCCAGTTCACCGCCGCGCCGCCGTTCGTGACGAATCCCGAACTCCTGCAAGCGACCAGCGCGCTTCCCTATCAGGTGTACGCGCTCGTCACGGCGGGCGTCGGCGGCCCGCTCGACAACCCCGACAACTTCGCGTGGGGACTCGTGTTGGTCCTGCTGGCGGTCGTGCTGTCGTTCTACGCGGTCGGCATCGCAACGAGGTACTACTTCCGGAAGCAACTCCACCAATGA
- the pstC gene encoding phosphate ABC transporter permease subunit PstC produces the protein MASVTDADSTGLREAFERKLLDARESVEDAENTALAAGSVGLLALLGTFVGFLVMSPLTVVALAAFLATVAYGWLRHQAVTAHALALVMTVSTLLILGLITVFIFLEAWPAFEYASAELYGIEIPGLRLFTETLWDPVTEERFSLVPMIHGTVVVTVIATLVAGPLGVAAALFISEVAPPTVRELVKPAIEILAGIPSIVYGFIGFTILSPWASDQFALTGQGTYLFVGIVVGLMSLPTVVSVAEDALNSVPESMKSGSLALGTTDWQTMSAITLPAAFSGVSAAVLLGVGRAIGETMAATVMLRNSPALPEPIYNVFYGYETLTSLIAARYGSSHGLQFNALFAAGVVLFVTVLFLSVGSQLIEKRMQRKLGGDE, from the coding sequence ATGGCATCTGTGACTGACGCTGACTCGACCGGACTCCGCGAAGCGTTCGAGCGCAAACTGCTCGACGCCCGCGAGTCCGTCGAGGACGCAGAGAATACTGCGCTCGCGGCCGGTTCGGTGGGCTTACTCGCGCTGTTGGGGACGTTCGTCGGCTTTCTGGTGATGTCACCGCTGACGGTCGTCGCGCTCGCGGCGTTTCTGGCGACCGTGGCGTACGGCTGGCTTCGCCACCAAGCAGTGACCGCACACGCGCTGGCACTGGTGATGACCGTCTCGACGCTCCTGATTCTGGGACTCATCACCGTGTTCATCTTCCTCGAAGCGTGGCCCGCGTTCGAGTACGCGAGCGCCGAACTGTACGGCATCGAAATCCCCGGTCTTCGGCTGTTCACCGAGACCCTGTGGGACCCAGTGACCGAAGAGCGGTTCTCGCTCGTGCCGATGATTCACGGGACGGTCGTGGTGACGGTAATCGCCACGCTCGTCGCCGGTCCGCTCGGCGTCGCGGCCGCGCTGTTTATCAGCGAGGTCGCACCGCCGACGGTTCGAGAACTGGTCAAGCCCGCCATCGAGATTCTGGCGGGGATTCCCTCCATCGTCTACGGGTTCATCGGGTTCACCATCCTCAGCCCGTGGGCCAGCGACCAGTTCGCGCTCACCGGACAGGGGACCTACCTCTTCGTCGGCATCGTCGTCGGACTGATGTCGCTGCCGACAGTCGTCTCGGTCGCCGAGGACGCTCTCAACAGCGTGCCCGAGTCGATGAAGAGCGGGTCGCTCGCGCTCGGGACGACCGACTGGCAAACGATGTCCGCCATCACGCTCCCGGCGGCGTTCTCTGGGGTCTCGGCGGCGGTCCTGCTCGGCGTCGGCCGCGCCATCGGCGAGACGATGGCCGCGACCGTGATGCTCCGGAACAGCCCCGCGCTCCCCGAACCGATTTACAACGTGTTCTACGGCTACGAGACGCTCACCTCGCTCATCGCGGCGCGCTACGGTAGCTCGCACGGTCTCCAGTTCAACGCGCTGTTCGCGGCCGGGGTCGTCCTCTTCGTGACCGTTCTGTTCCTCAGCGTCGGGTCACAGCTAATCGAGAAACGCATGCAACGGAAACTCGGGGGTGACGAGTGA
- a CDS encoding PstS family phosphate ABC transporter substrate-binding protein produces the protein MTTDKGRQSNDVSRRMFLLASGAGVTTALAGCTGGTDDQSTTESSDDSESGESTTEATETESESGGMDTSMLTAEGSSTVYPISNKGSSYWNSNAPSSDGEYWGSNDEGSVPGWDQIETDKRLADYFAGLYGFEGTDQQATPPYATSVALSHSGTGCKSVRDGLVDIGNSSGPITAELGISEEKRDANYVDHVVGRDGQPVVVSKDIWDAGVQKLTGEQVKKIYQNEITNWSEVGGPDQEIYCVGRAEGSGTDTAFRLNMLGDAEAPMPGVDTRKGQNQQVKTVVQQNDGAIAYMALAFTGEQVKPVAIEFEGTTYKPDKSADNTIFDSSYPLNRDLHMYTKKTDDTSDGTDMREAAFLNMFLTEFGQKVFVEANNYIPLPEKDIKKEKAKLPDQA, from the coding sequence ATGACGACCGACAAAGGGCGACAGTCCAACGACGTATCGCGCCGGATGTTCCTGCTCGCGTCCGGTGCCGGGGTCACGACCGCGCTCGCCGGTTGTACCGGCGGCACCGACGACCAGAGTACGACCGAGTCGAGCGACGACTCCGAAAGCGGGGAGTCCACGACCGAGGCGACCGAGACCGAATCGGAGTCCGGCGGCATGGACACGTCGATGCTCACCGCGGAGGGGTCCTCGACGGTCTACCCCATCTCCAACAAGGGAAGCTCTTACTGGAACTCCAACGCGCCGTCCAGCGACGGCGAATACTGGGGGTCGAACGACGAAGGGTCAGTTCCCGGCTGGGACCAGATAGAGACGGACAAGCGTCTCGCGGACTACTTCGCCGGTCTCTACGGCTTCGAAGGCACGGACCAGCAGGCGACCCCGCCGTACGCGACGAGCGTCGCCCTGAGCCACTCCGGAACTGGGTGTAAGTCGGTTCGAGACGGACTCGTGGACATCGGCAACTCCTCGGGACCCATCACCGCCGAACTCGGCATTAGCGAGGAGAAACGCGACGCGAACTACGTCGATCACGTCGTCGGCCGCGACGGCCAGCCGGTCGTCGTGAGCAAGGACATCTGGGACGCGGGCGTCCAGAAACTTACCGGCGAGCAGGTCAAGAAAATCTACCAGAACGAGATTACCAACTGGAGCGAGGTTGGCGGTCCGGATCAGGAAATCTACTGCGTCGGCCGCGCCGAGGGGTCGGGGACAGACACCGCCTTCCGACTCAACATGCTCGGCGACGCCGAGGCCCCGATGCCGGGCGTCGATACTCGGAAGGGCCAGAACCAGCAGGTCAAGACGGTCGTCCAGCAGAACGATGGGGCCATCGCGTACATGGCGCTGGCGTTCACCGGCGAACAGGTCAAGCCCGTCGCCATCGAGTTCGAGGGCACCACGTACAAACCCGACAAGAGCGCGGACAACACCATCTTCGACAGCTCCTACCCGCTCAACCGGGACCTGCACATGTACACCAAGAAGACCGACGACACGTCGGACGGGACGGACATGCGCGAGGCCGCGTTCCTCAACATGTTCCTGACTGAGTTCGGGCAGAAAGTGTTCGTGGAGGCGAACAACTACATCCCGCTCCCCGAGAAGGACATCAAGAAGGAGAAGGCCAAACTCCCCGACCAAGCGTAG
- the thsB gene encoding thermosome subunit beta, whose protein sequence is MSQRGQRMQGQPMIVMSDESQRVKDKDAQEHNISAARAVADAVRSTLGPKGMDKMLVDSMGDVTITNDGVTILKEMDIDNPTAEMIIEVAETQEDEAGDGTTTAVAVTGELLKNAEELLEQDIHPTAIIKGFHLASEKAREEVNNVAEDVEPDDEDLLRKVAETSMTGKGAELNKERLSEIIVDAVQQVTVDGTVDLEYVKTETQTGRSSGESELLKGAVISKDPVHDNMPTSAEDADILLLNEAVEIEETDVDTSVNIEDPDQLQSFLDQEEEQLKAKVDKIVETGADVVFCQKGIDDMAQHYLAKEGILAVRRVKKSDVGFLKEVLGASVVSDLDSASADDLGKGDVSRDEGDELFYVEGENSHGVTLLLRGSTDHVVDELERGVTDALDVVAQTVSDGRVVAGGGAIEVEVASRLRDFADSVSGREQLAVEAFADSLELVPRVLAENAGLDSIDTLVDLRSAHENGDERAGLNVHSGDIVDTLDAGVVEPAHAKEQGVSSATEAANLVLKIDDIISAGDLSTDKGDDEGGAGGMGGGMGGMGGMGGAM, encoded by the coding sequence ATGAGTCAGCGAGGACAGCGAATGCAAGGCCAGCCGATGATCGTAATGAGCGACGAGTCCCAGCGCGTAAAGGACAAAGACGCGCAGGAACACAACATCAGCGCCGCCCGCGCGGTCGCTGACGCGGTTCGCTCGACACTCGGCCCGAAAGGGATGGACAAGATGCTCGTCGATTCGATGGGCGACGTGACCATCACGAACGACGGCGTGACCATCCTCAAGGAGATGGACATCGACAACCCGACGGCCGAGATGATCATCGAGGTCGCCGAAACCCAAGAGGACGAAGCGGGCGACGGCACCACGACCGCCGTCGCGGTGACCGGCGAACTCCTCAAGAACGCCGAGGAACTCCTCGAACAGGACATTCATCCGACGGCCATCATCAAGGGCTTCCACCTCGCCAGCGAGAAGGCCCGCGAAGAGGTCAACAACGTCGCCGAGGACGTTGAACCCGACGACGAAGACCTCCTCCGGAAGGTCGCCGAGACCTCCATGACCGGCAAGGGCGCGGAACTCAACAAAGAGCGCCTGAGCGAGATTATCGTCGATGCGGTCCAGCAGGTCACCGTCGATGGCACGGTGGACCTCGAATACGTCAAGACCGAGACCCAGACCGGCCGTTCGTCGGGCGAGTCCGAACTCCTCAAGGGCGCGGTCATCAGCAAGGACCCCGTCCACGACAACATGCCTACGAGCGCCGAGGACGCCGACATCCTCCTGCTCAACGAGGCAGTCGAAATCGAGGAGACCGACGTGGACACCAGCGTCAACATCGAGGACCCCGACCAGCTTCAGAGCTTCCTCGATCAGGAAGAAGAACAGCTCAAGGCCAAGGTCGATAAGATCGTCGAGACCGGCGCTGACGTTGTCTTCTGCCAGAAGGGCATCGACGACATGGCCCAGCACTACCTCGCCAAGGAAGGCATCCTCGCGGTCCGCCGCGTCAAGAAAAGCGACGTTGGCTTCCTCAAGGAAGTCCTCGGCGCGAGCGTCGTCTCGGACCTCGACAGCGCCTCGGCCGACGACCTCGGCAAGGGCGACGTGAGCCGCGACGAGGGCGACGAGCTGTTCTACGTCGAAGGCGAGAACAGTCACGGCGTTACCCTCCTGCTCCGCGGTTCGACCGACCACGTCGTGGACGAACTCGAACGCGGCGTCACCGACGCCCTCGACGTAGTGGCCCAGACCGTCTCGGACGGCCGCGTCGTCGCTGGCGGCGGTGCCATCGAGGTCGAAGTCGCCAGTCGCCTCCGCGACTTCGCCGACTCCGTCTCCGGGCGCGAACAGCTCGCAGTCGAGGCGTTCGCTGACTCCCTCGAACTCGTCCCGCGCGTCCTCGCCGAAAACGCGGGTCTCGACTCCATCGACACGCTCGTGGACCTGCGCTCGGCCCACGAGAACGGCGACGAGCGCGCTGGCCTGAACGTCCACAGCGGCGACATCGTGGACACTCTCGACGCTGGCGTCGTCGAACCTGCTCACGCCAAGGAACAAGGCGTGTCCAGTGCCACCGAGGCCGCGAACCTCGTGCTCAAGATAGACGACATCATCTCCGCTGGCGACCTGTCCACCGACAAGGGCGACGACGAAGGTGGCGCTGGCGGTATGGGCGGCGGCATGGGCGGCATGGGCGGTATGGGCGGCGCGATGTAA
- a CDS encoding ornithine cyclodeaminase family protein, producing MDTLLLNQDAVDENTQMPDVIRAIEDAFAAYARGDAQMPAKSYIDLPQYNGDFRSMPAYLEADDWDAAGIKWVNVHPDNPENFDLPTVMGTMVYSNPETAFPLAIMDGTELTMKRTGAAAAVATDYLAVEDATTMGVIGAGVQSYTQLEAISEVRPIEEVVVSDLDEERVADFIEYFEDDFDVRAGSIEEAAQCDVLSTVTPVEDPIVTREDIGEHTHVNAMGADAEGKHELADEILLDSKLVIDDHAQTTHSGEINVPYHEGVLSDDDIYGEVGDIVVGDIDGRTDDDGITVFDSTGLAIQDVAAAHVVYEHADENDNGYPFDLIGTGTQ from the coding sequence ATGGACACGCTCCTGCTGAATCAGGACGCCGTAGACGAGAACACCCAAATGCCGGACGTAATCCGGGCAATCGAGGACGCGTTCGCTGCGTACGCCCGCGGCGACGCCCAGATGCCCGCGAAGTCGTACATCGACCTGCCCCAGTACAACGGGGACTTCCGGTCGATGCCCGCCTACCTCGAAGCCGACGACTGGGACGCCGCCGGTATCAAGTGGGTTAACGTCCACCCGGACAACCCCGAGAACTTCGACCTGCCGACCGTGATGGGCACGATGGTCTACTCGAACCCCGAGACCGCTTTCCCGCTGGCCATCATGGACGGCACCGAACTCACGATGAAGCGCACCGGCGCGGCCGCCGCGGTCGCCACCGACTACCTCGCCGTCGAGGACGCGACGACGATGGGCGTCATCGGCGCTGGCGTCCAGTCGTACACCCAACTCGAAGCCATCTCGGAGGTCCGACCCATCGAGGAAGTCGTCGTCAGCGACTTGGACGAGGAGCGCGTCGCCGACTTCATCGAGTATTTCGAGGACGACTTCGACGTGCGCGCTGGCTCCATCGAGGAGGCCGCCCAGTGCGACGTGCTTTCGACGGTCACGCCAGTTGAGGACCCCATCGTGACGCGCGAGGACATCGGCGAACACACCCACGTCAACGCGATGGGTGCCGACGCCGAGGGCAAGCACGAACTCGCCGACGAGATTCTGCTCGACTCGAAACTGGTCATCGACGACCACGCCCAGACGACCCACTCGGGCGAAATCAACGTCCCCTACCACGAGGGCGTCTTATCCGACGACGACATTTACGGCGAAGTCGGCGACATCGTGGTCGGTGACATCGACGGTCGGACCGACGACGACGGCATCACCGTCTTCGACAGCACCGGTCTCGCCATCCAAGACGTTGCGGCGGCCCACGTCGTCTACGAACACGCCGACGAGAACGACAACGGCTACCCCTTCGACCTCATCGGCACCGGAACGCAGTGA
- a CDS encoding DUF7535 family protein, with amino-acid sequence MSSRGADETDDGRVTPAPVEKALRTVTPSFRGRPDAEMTTIGIAYGLGLVVLLIPLLPFIVVVWVVSKITGFLARKAPTNRVP; translated from the coding sequence ATGAGCAGCAGGGGTGCCGACGAAACCGACGACGGGAGAGTGACGCCAGCACCGGTCGAGAAGGCCTTGCGGACGGTTACGCCGTCTTTCCGGGGGCGACCGGACGCCGAGATGACCACCATCGGAATCGCGTACGGACTGGGGCTGGTCGTCCTGCTGATTCCGCTCCTGCCGTTCATCGTGGTCGTCTGGGTCGTCTCGAAAATCACGGGCTTTCTCGCCCGCAAAGCGCCGACCAACCGCGTTCCCTGA